AATTGGTAACCCCCAGAAAAACCAAGAACCAGACCCACAGTTCCTGATCTGTCTCTGCCACTCCCCTTTCTTCCCCCATCCCTCACCATTGGTTATCTCCCCCCAATTATtggtaatagaaaaaaaatttctagaaaacaagAGGTACATGTTCACATGTTCAAAATAAAGTCCAACTTTCATCCTGATTGgcatatgaataaaagctcattAAAAAGTTCCCATagggggctgggagtggtggctcatgccttgagagaccgaggcgggtggatcgcctgaggtcaggagttcgagaccagcctggccgacatggtgaagcctcatctctacgaaaaatacaaaaattagccaggcatggtagcgtgtgcctatagtcccagctacttgggaggttgaggccagagaattgcttgaacctgggcggtggaggttgcagtgagctaagatcacgccattgcactccagcctgggcaacaagagtgaaactccatctctaaaaaaggctgggtgcagtggctcaagcctgtaatcccagcactttgggaggccaagatgggcggatcacgaggtcaggagatcgagaccatcctggccaacatggtgaagccctgtctgtaccaaaaatataaaaattagctgggcatgctggtgtgcacctgtaatctcagctattcgggaggcacaagaattgcttgaacctgggaggtggaagttgcagtgagccgagattgtgccactgcactccagcctgggcaacagagcaaaactcagtcttgggaaaaaaaaagttcccatAGTTATGTAAATTGAGAAGTGGCTGGGTCTAAAGTTTGAGTGCACTGGTGGCAGGTGGGGGCACAAGGGAATCAGAAGGAAagtgctggccaggcatggtggctcacacctgtaatcccagcactttgggaggcagaggcgggcagatcacttgaactcaggagtcagagaccagccttgccaacatggtgaaaccctgtctctactaaaaatacagaaaattagccaggcatggtggtgcatgcctataatcccagctactcggtagtctgaaacaggagaatcacttaaacacaggaggtggaggttgcagtgagtgagatcgctccactgcactctggcctgggactctgtctcaaacaaaaaacaaaaaacagaaggaaggtaCATTAGAAGGTCATGAAATGGATAGGCGGCTTTTGAGGCTGAAAGGACTAGTTTTGTACAATATCCACCAATTCTATGAAAATAAGGAAATGACAAAGGGCTTTTCTATTTGGTTCCTTgaagcatgtatgtgtgtgttcatgtgtgtgaaAACTTAATTTGGGGGCAATCAGGACATAAAGGGAGAGGAACGGACAGGTCAGCTGACCCTTTTCCCCCCTCTACCTCTTCCCAGTTTTGAAGCTTGGCTGTCCATCTGCAGCACACTCTGGTTTAGGGGACAGCTTGCCTAGGAAGGAGGCTCTAGCAGCTCCTGGCAGTATTTGGCTTCATAATGAAGAGCAGCTTTCCTCCGATGGTTCTACGGTCATCctagagaagggagaagggactGCCCAGCCCACGAAGCCCTATCTTCTCTTCCCCTTTCAGTAGCTGCTTACTCTCAAACTTGAGGCCTTGCTGGGTGAAGAGGTCAGGGAAgtgaacacacaaacacaccagaAACGGCAGTCTCGTGTATatttaacaatatatatttatatatattttctaaatcagTACATTCagtttttaacttgtttttttcttcacaaaCAGAAGAACTCTTACAATAGTagactttctaaaataaatactattaaaatagagcttcaaaataaatattctatacAAAGAAAACCTTCTGTGGCAACTTTGTGGTGGGGTGGAAATGGGCTACAGTGAGGGGGAAATGAAGTCGGGATGTGGCGGGGTGGGAGCCTCGAGCTTTTCTGTTTGTAACATGAAACCAAGCTGTGGGACAGTgagaagggaaagcaaggcaagACACCGCACGCAGTTACCCACAGCAGAAAATGGCAACGCAAGATTCATCATCGACTGTCACAGTAAGCAGAGAGGGCACACAAATGCTTGTCAAAGGCATGAACCAGAAGGCTGGTGAGGCTCGCAGGATGCCCTAGTGAATTGTACAGTGTAGAGCTGTGCTGCCCACGCCCGCCAGACACTTCTTGGGACAGCACGGAAGAACGGGATGCTTCAAGGTGACAGTCATCCGGGTTCAGGTGCAGATCAACACTTTCCACGTGTGCCATCTTGGACAAGTCATTATCTAGCTGGGCCTCACTCGAGGTATGATGGCGATTGACAGACTCCACAGGGCTGAAAGAACCAGCCATGTCTTCCACCTCAGCTGTGAGGGGGTGCGTACCAAAGGAAGGGATTGGTCTTCACCCCCTTCCTGCTTGGGAAAGCCTTAGCTGTGCCCATCTTTTATCTGGGAGGGCTTCGCTACCCAAGACCCAGTTCCCAGGGTGCTCGCGGAAGCGCTGTCCTTCATAAACACGGGCAGCCAAAGCCCCCTGGAAGCGTCCTGGATCCCAGCTGCCCCTAGAATTAAGGCAGAACCCCCAGCCACCACCCCAGGTTTAACAGGGGCGGGAACTAACCAGCACTTTTCAAAAAAGGTCAAGCCGAGGCACCATCCAGCCGAACAGGCCATTGGTGACAGGAAACACACTCAGCCAGAAGCAGCTACACATGTGTGTCGTGTCTCTGAGTGCTGGGTCCCTCAGTGGCTCTCGACTGGCCCCAGAGCTGGGGAGGGTCCACAGGCAAgccagtttattcttttttttgttttttaaatttttgccaagAAGCTGAGAAAAACAATGCTGAGGGATTGCTACACAACCAAGCTGGGAGAACCAAGGATGGTTCCTTCGCTCCTTCCCATGACCACCGAGCACACGAGGCGCTGAGGTGGACTCTCAGAGCACTCTGCAGACATCCATCAAGCAGGTTGAAAGCAAACCAAGAAGAACAAGCTAGAACAGgggcagggggaaaaaaaagaaaaagcaaaccaaaacccAGAAAAATCCGTGTTTACAAGTATGTACACAAAAAGTCAGGGTTCAGGAGGTCGTTTGCCAGGAAATAGGGTCTCTGTCGGTAGACAGTCAGTGTggggtaggggtgtgtgtgtgtgtgtgtatgtgtgtatacacagcTTATGTAAATCGACTCTCCACAGAACGGGTGTGTTGACCACCAAGATCACCAAAGTGCAACTGGGTCAAGTTTCCCATGGAGACAATTTGAGGGAGGGGCCCTGGGAAAAGTTCTGAGGCCTTGCAGAAAGCGTGCACATGTGCACTATCGATTTTGGGGCCACCTCATCTGAGGAAAACCATCTCCAGTCCCTTCAGTACACTTCTGATACATTCAGTTCATGTAAGTGGTTGGACGAATGTGTTTCTTTCCTACCACTCCCTCTGAAATGTTCAAGAACATCCATACATCTGTCACAACTGTGGCAAGGGTAGCTACATGAATCAGCCTTGGAAAATGCAGATGCAATATTTCACATTCGCCTTTTACAAGCTAGCAAATGTTACATAAATAAAGCCGAAAATAATATGACCCTCCCTTCCTCCAATCAATAAATACCTATGGTTACAATTAACTTACTCTAAATCATAAGATGTTACTACTAGTcttcaagaaggaaaaaagaagtccTTGAGAAGCATTAGGTGCATGCCTATCATAGCTACCCACCTCGCTACCTCCTTCCTGGAGGCACCTCTGTTCCTACAGAACAAACTGGAAATGCTACGGACACTCTGCCTCATGCACTTCCAGTTTCACCTGGGGTAGCTCTTCTGACTCAGGCCATGCCCTCTCATTAGAggggaaaacaaaataccacacacaAAGCAAAAACCCCACACAACAGCTGGGGAGGAAGGACCAGATACACTACAGCTTTTGCATGCAACAAGTACCTACCCACTGGACGTGCTGCACCTTCTGAGTCCTTTAGCACCTTGAGAGAAAGGGTTGCTACGTCTTTGAGGGCTGTCAGGAGAGGGTGGTGTGGCTGTGCACAAAAGCAGGGCTCAAACCCAGTGGCCCCTGGAAAAACCTTTCCCCTACCCTCTCCCCCAGCTCTTCCAACTCCCCTGCTGGGGCTTCCTAACACTAAAATAGACTCTTTTTTCATCATCTCTCTATTTACATTAAAGATACAGACACATCACTATACACAAAAGGCTATGACAGTGAGCAGCAGAATCAGAAGAGAAGAAACCCAAACCCAGCCTGGCTCAGCGGTCATTCTGCCAATGGGAGGTGCTGCCTCTCTTCTTTGCTGTTAAAATCCTCTTGTTGATGGGGAGGGAAATTGTGTTCCTTGAGGTTGCTCGCCCCCAGATTTTGAAATCAGCCCTTCCTAGGGGTGGCCCAAAAGGAAacaagttttattattatttttttaaaacaccgTTATCATCTGGTTTAATTATTCTATAAAAATGTAGTGACTGGATCCAGAGACCACAGCCTCAGACtcattggcaaaatgatatttggtcTCGCATTTGCCGCCCTGGCTTCCTCTACCCATATAAAGTTTCTGGAAGGGATCTGAGTAGAGAGAACCCGGGAAATGTAGTAGGCAGGCGAGTCTGTGACTCGGTAAGAACCGAAGGACGGTGTGGTGAGCAGAACACCCCCAAGAGTTAGTTGATGCAGTTGGAAGGGAGACGTGCACTGAGCAGTGGCTCCTAAATCCATCCTGTGGCTCCGGGGAGGCAGAAGGAGGAATGAGGCTTGGACTCACTGGCCGTCCTCTGTTCTCAGTGGCTCCCAAGTATATACAATAGGAACTGCTAGGGTGTTCTACACCTTCCCCAAGACATCAGGGACAAAGTGGGGTGGAGTGAGatgggggaggagaagaaggtATAGAAAACTCCAAGGGTCTTCTTTAAAGGTACCCTGGTACTCAGTTAACAATTCCTCCCAGGCAGCTAGCTCCTGTGAGAGCCAAGACAATGGAAAAGAGGgagggtggtggggggagggagggagggagggagaaggaggggttGGGAAGGCATTCAAGCAGCTGCAGCTTCCGGATATGTGTCCACATCTGTGTTCCgtcttctgaaaaagaaaaattcccccCAAAACCACACCCTGCCCCTGCATTGTCTGTTTGACACAAAGTTCCAGGACCCTGAAAAAAAAGCCCCAAAGTGCTTCTTCATCGTCTTGGGGAATACAGGGTAGGtggtggtggtctctgtattttcCGAAGCTGGGGGTAGGGAGTGGGCAGACTAGCAAGGTCAGCCTCAGAAGACTAAAACCTCTGACCTTGCTGCAGTCTTCTTAGATGTCAGAAGAGAACCAGGTTTCCAGGCGGAGCACTGGGGCTTCGACAAAAACTGTCAGAAAGGCTTGTCCGGCCTGCTGGTCTTGGCATCCCCACTGGCTGCTTTGCAGATGACGCTGTTCGTGTGCTTGCAGCGGCAACCAGGGCGGCGCAGACGGTCGTAGCCGCGCTGGGCCAGCTTCACGCAGCCGGTGGCAGGCAGGTAGCAGAGCAGGCAGGGTAGCACCACGGAGAGAGCACCCATGAAGGACCAGCGAGCGCAGCAGTTGGAGCGGGAGCAGGAGCAGGGGTGGTCAGCGCAGGAGCCCTCATCGTCCTCATTCGTGCAGTGGTAGAAGATGCCCTGCACCAGACACATGCACGTGCCATAGTTGACCAGGGTCTGGGCTGAGCACAGGCACTCCTGGTTGCAGACCCAGCAGGAGGGCAACGTCCGCGGGGACGCACACTCCTTGCATTTACACTTCCCACAGGCCTCGCACAGCAAGAAGTGCTTGTCCAGCTCGGATGGGACCGCCGGGCCCTTGAGGTCCAGCGGCTTGCAGTGGACCACCTTGGGCTGGATGCGCACAGCCCTTGGTGAGGCCTGGTCGGCCACGGGTGGTGGTGCCATGTGGTCTAAGAGCCGCTGGTCGGAGgatgtgctgctgctgctgctcacaGAGCTGGGGCGCCCGCTGAAGGAGATCCAGTGGTGGGTGACATCCTGGTCACAGCGGGCGGGCGTCGGGGCCAGCTCTGGGGCCCCACCCCGGGTCCGCTTTGGGCCGGTGGTGGGGGCCAGGCCAGGGTTGTCTATGTAGTCGTTCTCCACGTGGCTGGTCTTCATCTGGTCAATGGGTAGGATGGTGAGTGGGTGCTGGAGCCGGCTGTGGGACATCCGGCTGTCAAGAAGGGGCTGGACCATGACTGAGCTGGGAGTCAAGGGGGCGCTCTGTGGGATCGGGGGCTCCATGGGGCTGGAGGTCCTGGACTGTATGGAGAAACAGGCTTCTAGGGGCCCTGGGGGTAGGgtggggaaaaggaagagagaatggaTTCCAGGCATCAGTATGTGGCCTGCTAATACCTCACCGCCACCCCCCCCATGAGGTCCTTGGGAGCCACCCAATTGAAATAGGAACTAAAATCACTGTGTGGACTTTCCAGTGACTTCCAAGCTTAGATGATTAATAATGACAAGTAGTCAGTGGTGGAAATaatacttactgagcacttaAGACGGAGGTGCTCTCCTAAGCACCATATACATTAAGTCTTTGACTTCATGATAAGCCTAAAACGTAACTACTATTATCCCCCTTTTCTATTTACAGAAAAGACATGTTCAAATTAATTTGTCCAAAATCACACAAAACTATCCAAAACTATCAGTAGCAGGACTCAAACCCGGGCAGCCTGATTTCATTCTCTTAGTCACTGTGAAACATGCTCCTTAGTTAAGATACATAGCTCAGTGGATATAAACACAGGATCTGGAACCAGACTCAAATTCGATTCTCACTTTGGCCTAGCAATATTGCTATGAATGAGTTCTTTCATCTCTGTGCCTTAGGTTTTGGTCttgtcatctgtaaaacgggctcttgtgaggattaaatgagaaaatactatCTATTACCTAGCATATTACCACCTGGCATGCAGCAACAATTTATCGCTGCCCCAGGAAATAAGCTGAGATCTCCTGAGCACTTATAAGCACTTCCCGCCAAGCACTGTGCCAGGTACTGGGGACAATGTGGTGAACTCAACAGACACCTCTGGATGCTCCCGTGGACTTTTTCAGCTGGATTAACAAGCCCTTTATTTCAGATATTCGCAAGAGAAGGACGGTTATCTGACGCCTGCACATCCAGGATATTAACTTATTACTACCACTTCTTAAGAGCAGCAACCTGCAGTGGCTAATAATCCCTAGGTATGTCAGCTTCTGACAACTTGGATGGGAAATCCTCTCAAGGGGCACTCACATCACCCATTTCCAAGTGCTGAGCTGAACATTCAGCCTAAATGCTATTTACTAGAATAGCTAAGCCAACCCTGGATCAGTTTCTAATTTCACCAAGAGAGTGCAATTTTAAGTTGGAATCCAGCCAGAGATTCAACTGCAGTGCCTGACACGGAACCCCAGGAAGTCACTTAAATCAAAGAGCGGAAACGGCTTGGTTCAAATTTAGAAAGTGCACATTGTTTTCTATTAGAAGTGCCATTTCCTTGCCTGCTGACCTTTACAGTTGGAATTCTGCTGGAGATCGATTTAAAGAAATAGCAGCAGAAGGCCAAGACCTCTGCTCAAGGGGACACAATTTGGAATCCAAGGGAAAGATTACACTCTGGGAAGATTCCACCCCAATCTTAAGAACCCCAGGGAACGGGGAGGAAGGATAGAAGAGAAAGGtaagtctttaaaacaaaaccaaaaaaaggtcATTGGATTAATGTATTCTGGGGTGGGGTTTTAGTAAACGCTTTTGCATTTACTAAATTTGCATCAAGATGCTAATGATGTTCTCATTAGGAGAGCTGATCCTGCCCCTCTGCTGTTAGGTTTATCTAGAacctgtctaaaataaaaagctaGCTCTAGATGAAAGTTTATGAAGGGGATAAAAGGGGGCTATCCACAGAGCTCCAGTCTGTATATCACTTACACTGCTAAATCCAAAAAGCATCCAGTCTTTTCTGCAAGGTTCAATGCTCAGTCAACTGGTATTTCCCATTCACGCAGGGCATCAACTATTGGCTTTGCTCCCATGGCCCTGCCTACTTAAAAGGATGCTGGTATTTCTTTACACGCTTTGTTTTTCCTGTCTTGGAGAAAGCCTACCTAGTGGCAGTGCCTGCCCCCCATGTTCTCTTCGGATGAAACCAGAGCATCGAATTGGTGACTTCCTTGTGGCAGAGTTTGCCTTAAGTTTCTGGCAGGTCTGCCACCAAAGAGTAGCCACTTGCCAAAGCAGCCTCCCGTGGAGATCCTGTGGTTAGGGCTGGAGAGAGGGAATGCAAGTAAGCATCTATGGAGAGGAGTTTTTCCAAGGACCAGGCTGATGACAGGGTAGGAACTCCAGGGAATGCTACTTCAGCCTGCCCACTTACTCTCAGTAGGGGTTCCAAGGCCTTGCTTCTAGAATAAATGAGTTTGGGGCAAGAGGCCAGGGTTAGGAGCTCAAGGTCCAGCACTGAGGACGGTGCCTGGAGGAAAGGCCTAAGAATAAAAAACGCCATGGATAAGATTCTCCAGCACCAGCCAGAAACCTCACCCCCGGACAATGATAACATGATTCCCTTGTTCCAGAAACCCATGTCAGGAATATTCAGGGTCCTGCCAACACAATGTAGGCAGCAGTTTGAAGCTTCTATTGCCCCATATAGTTGGGTTTTGTCTCTCAGGACAAGGATTGGGTCTGGCCATGCTGTGGGAGAAAGTAAAATACTCCCTTCCCTTGagcagattcattttttttttttttttgtgaggttCTTTAAAAACAGCCACATTTCCTACagataaagcaaaagaaatggGCAATGCTCAGAAATTTTAATAGGCCTTGGAATCAGAAGGCAGATTCCCCAATTCATGGAAAAGTCCCACCAGGAAGCCAGGATGGGAGCAGCCACTGCAGGCAATGGGGATGTTGGCATTCACAGGCTCCCATAACCCTCCAGAGACAGCTGTCAACATCTGGGCCTGCAGTTGAGGCCAGACATGGGGATGGGAGCTTGGCCCACGATGACTCGGCTCTCTGGGGATGATGCAGCATCCGATGGCTCCATTGggcatattataaaatgtatcttCCCTTCCATAACCCTGATGTAGTAGGATTCCTTTCAACCACCAGCTCAGCAAAAACCAAATCACAGATCCACTGCTGCCCTCACCCCTCACCAGCAGGGACCCTCAAAGAACCTCTGCTGAATTTATTTGGCTGACAATAACAATTTTCTGAGCTGCCTATTTAATAACCCCTCAGCACTGCTAAAtgatgtctccaaaaaaaaaagaaaaaagaaaaagaaaagaaaaaagaaagaaggcctggcacagtggctcacgcctgtatctcagcattttgggaggtcaaggcacgcggatcacttgaggtcaggagtttgagaccagcctgaccaacagggtgaaactccctctctactaaaaatacaaaaattagccaggcgtggtggcaggcgcctgtaatcccagctacttgggaggctgaggcaggagagtcacttgaacccaggaggcggagattgcagtgagccaacatcgcactactgcactctagcctgggtgacagagcaagactgcgtctcaagggaaaaaaaaaaaaaaagaaagaaagaaagaaaaagaaaaaccaactctCAGTTGATTTGGTAGatcaatctcgactcactgagaAACACCCGCCCTCCACTCTGAGCAGTGCTGACAATCTTAAGTGCAGGTTTAGTATGTGCTCTCTGCTTCCCCTTTAAGGAAGTAAGAGATTTATGATGTAAATAGGACAGAGAAGGCTTTGCCTCATTTAGGCAGTTTGGAAGATACTGATGGCCAATTTGGAAGACACTGGACAGAGAAACAAACCCAGCACTCCATTTAGCCAAAGAAACACCTCTATCAAGTTTAGGTGGTACTCTTAGGAACTGGCAAAAGGGAAGGGACTTTTACCTGCACTCAAccttctaataataataaataataattatggaAGCGGCTAATATTTATGAAAGATTTCTTGGTGCCAGGCTCCGTGCTAAGCCCTCagtgatttattttctcatttaattctcaccataCTTCAACAGagtacccattttacagagaagaaatgGAAGCACAAAGGGTCATAGAGCTAGCAAGTGACCAGAGCAGGATTTGAACCAAGACAGCAGAGGCTTCAGAGGCTGAAATATTAATGTCTCCGCCCTGACTTACAATGACTTGCAGAAGCCCTCCATAACCTCTGGGAATTCATGGGAAGGCATGAAAGTGCCATCACTTTCAGAACCATGGACTCCTCCAGCCCTCACGGATCATCATCAGAACATCCTAGGGCTCTGCAATGCAACCACCAGGGAAGGAAAGCTAGATGGGCTTACATCAGCCTGAACCCCAGGGAGGGGAATTTTCAGTGTGGAGAGTGAAGGCTGTGGGGGTTTGTAATCTCTCTCATTCAAGGAAGGCTCAGAATTCAAGTTCTCTTCACTTCCAGTTTAGTGTTATGTGCCATCCCCCTGTCTTAAAagtggtttcatttttttcttttttttttttgagatggagttttgcctttttttgcccaggctggagtgcaatggcacgatcttggcgcACGAcatgctccgcctcccaggttc
The Macaca mulatta isolate MMU2019108-1 chromosome 6, T2T-MMU8v2.0, whole genome shotgun sequence DNA segment above includes these coding regions:
- the SPRY4 gene encoding protein sprouty homolog 4 isoform X1 — protein: MLSPLPTGPLEACFSIQSRTSSPMEPPIPQSAPLTPSSVMVQPLLDSRMSHSRLQHPLTILPIDQMKTSHVENDYIDNPGLAPTTGPKRTRGGAPELAPTPARCDQDVTHHWISFSGRPSSVSSSSSTSSDQRLLDHMAPPPVADQASPRAVRIQPKVVHCKPLDLKGPAVPSELDKHFLLCEACGKCKCKECASPRTLPSCWVCNQECLCSAQTLVNYGTCMCLVQGIFYHCTNEDDEGSCADHPCSCSRSNCCARWSFMGALSVVLPCLLCYLPATGCVKLAQRGYDRLRRPGCRCKHTNSVICKAASGDAKTSRPDKPF
- the SPRY4 gene encoding protein sprouty homolog 4 isoform X2; the encoded protein is MEPPIPQSAPLTPSSVMVQPLLDSRMSHSRLQHPLTILPIDQMKTSHVENDYIDNPGLAPTTGPKRTRGGAPELAPTPARCDQDVTHHWISFSGRPSSVSSSSSTSSDQRLLDHMAPPPVADQASPRAVRIQPKVVHCKPLDLKGPAVPSELDKHFLLCEACGKCKCKECASPRTLPSCWVCNQECLCSAQTLVNYGTCMCLVQGIFYHCTNEDDEGSCADHPCSCSRSNCCARWSFMGALSVVLPCLLCYLPATGCVKLAQRGYDRLRRPGCRCKHTNSVICKAASGDAKTSRPDKPF